The window CCCGTCTTCTTCTTCCCGCTCGTCCTGAACGCCTACCTCCTCGTCCTCCTCGTCGTCCGCGCGAACACGCCCGGCTGGGTGCGGGTCGCGCTCGCCGTCCTCGTCGTGGTTCTCGGCGACCTCGTCCTCGACCCCGCCGCCGTCAGCCTCGGGTTCTGGCGGTACGCCAGCGGCGGCGTCTACTACGGCGTCCCCCTCTCGAACTACCTCGGCTGGATAGTCTCCGCCACCGTGGCCATCGCGTTCGTCGAGTACGCGTTCAGCCCGCGCGCGCTCGCCGGACGCCTCGCGCGCTGCGAGTTCATGCTCGACGACCTCGTGAGCTTCGTCCTGCTCTGGGGCGCCGTCAACCTCGTGTACGCGAACTGGCTGCCCGCGCTGCTCGCCGCACTCGGCGTGGCAGTGCTCGTCAGAACCGAGCGCTTCGACTTCCGGGTTCGTTAGAGCGTCGCCACGTCTTCTTCGCGCTCCCGGTCGCCCTCGGGTGCGCCCGTC is drawn from Salarchaeum sp. JOR-1 and contains these coding sequences:
- the cruF gene encoding bisanhydrobacterioruberin hydratase, producing the protein MDRRTVEERLERLVRENRFTVAVVFPLVGALTLVASEMGVLPPPLAFNPAFVLFGTLVMRLPLVAGFLPLVGRREAVALAGLTTYTYLVEYVGVHTGLPYGEFEYLVSLGPMLAGVPVGLPVFFFPLVLNAYLLVLLVVRANTPGWVRVALAVLVVVLGDLVLDPAAVSLGFWRYASGGVYYGVPLSNYLGWIVSATVAIAFVEYAFSPRALAGRLARCEFMLDDLVSFVLLWGAVNLVYANWLPALLAALGVAVLVRTERFDFRVR